A region of Natribaculum luteum DNA encodes the following proteins:
- a CDS encoding GTPBP1 family GTP-binding protein gives MSRDRALLERALERGEQDGGSIEFKERLLQDVHLADGRRESLAAQLRHRVLSGDGEATYVVGVTDDGGLAGIDPDTFSETMDVLSLLAEEAGAHIDDVQTWGVKDGLVGVATICDGAVLETDDEHVVVGTAGHVDHGKSTLVGSLITGTADDGDGGTRAYLDVQPHEVERGLSADLSYAVYGFDDDGPVHVRNPDRKADRAQVVEEADRLVSFVDTVGHEPWLRTTIRGLVGQKLDYGLLVVAADDGPTRTTREHLGVLLATDLPTIVALTKTDLVDDERVAEVEREVERLLRDVGKSPLRIERHGVDAAVEEIGDTVVPIVETSAVTMAGLETLDELFDRLPKTTDDDGEFRMYVDRSYSVTGVGAVASGTVMAGEVEAGDDLLLGPMPDGHFEEVEVRSIEMHYHRVDRAQAGRIVGIALKGIKESVIERGMVLLPADADPTPVREFEAEVMVLNHPTRIGDGYEPVVHLETIGEAAAFYPEDGRLLPGDSGKTRVRFKFRPYLVEEGQKFVFREGRSKGVGTVTDVDPVD, from the coding sequence ATGAGCCGTGACCGGGCCCTGCTGGAGCGGGCCCTGGAACGTGGCGAACAGGACGGTGGCAGCATCGAGTTCAAGGAACGACTCCTGCAGGACGTCCACCTCGCGGACGGCCGACGGGAGAGTCTGGCCGCCCAGCTTCGACACCGCGTTCTCTCCGGCGACGGCGAGGCGACGTACGTCGTCGGTGTGACCGACGACGGCGGCCTCGCTGGTATCGATCCCGACACCTTCTCCGAGACGATGGACGTCCTCTCGCTGCTGGCCGAGGAGGCCGGTGCCCACATCGACGACGTCCAGACGTGGGGCGTCAAAGACGGACTCGTCGGCGTCGCGACGATCTGTGACGGTGCCGTTCTCGAGACCGACGACGAACACGTCGTCGTCGGGACGGCCGGCCACGTTGACCACGGCAAGAGCACGCTGGTCGGGTCGCTGATCACCGGAACCGCGGACGACGGCGACGGCGGGACGCGGGCGTACCTCGACGTCCAGCCCCACGAGGTCGAACGGGGGCTCTCCGCCGACCTCTCGTACGCCGTCTACGGCTTCGACGACGACGGGCCGGTCCACGTGCGAAACCCCGACCGCAAGGCCGACCGCGCACAGGTCGTCGAGGAGGCCGACCGCCTCGTCTCCTTCGTCGACACCGTTGGCCACGAGCCGTGGCTGCGGACGACGATTCGCGGACTCGTCGGGCAGAAACTCGACTACGGCCTGCTCGTGGTCGCCGCAGACGACGGACCGACCCGGACCACGCGCGAACACCTGGGCGTCTTGCTCGCCACCGACCTCCCGACGATCGTCGCGCTCACCAAGACCGACCTCGTCGACGACGAGCGGGTCGCCGAGGTCGAACGCGAGGTCGAGCGCCTGCTGCGCGACGTCGGCAAATCCCCACTGCGGATCGAGCGCCACGGCGTCGACGCGGCCGTCGAGGAGATCGGCGACACCGTCGTCCCGATCGTCGAGACCAGCGCCGTCACGATGGCGGGACTCGAGACGCTCGACGAACTGTTCGATCGCCTCCCGAAGACCACCGACGACGACGGCGAGTTCCGGATGTACGTCGACCGAAGCTACTCCGTCACCGGCGTCGGTGCGGTCGCCTCCGGCACCGTGATGGCCGGCGAGGTCGAGGCCGGGGACGACCTCCTGCTCGGCCCGATGCCCGACGGTCACTTCGAGGAAGTCGAAGTGCGCTCGATCGAGATGCACTACCACCGTGTCGACCGGGCACAGGCCGGCCGGATCGTCGGCATCGCGCTCAAGGGGATCAAAGAGTCCGTCATCGAGCGCGGAATGGTTCTTCTCCCCGCCGACGCCGACCCCACGCCGGTCCGCGAGTTCGAGGCCGAGGTGATGGTGCTCAACCACCCGACCCGGATCGGCGACGGCTACGAACCCGTCGTCCACCTCGAGACGATCGGCGAGGCCGCGGCGTTCTACCCCGAAGACGGCCGCCTCCTGCCGGGCGACAGCGGGAAGACCCGCGTTCGGTTCAAGTTCCGGCCGTACCTGGTCGAGGAGGGACAGAAGTTCGTCTTCCGTGAGGGCCGGAGCAAGGGCGTCGGGACGGTGACTGACGTCGACCCGGTCGACTGA
- a CDS encoding J domain-containing protein yields MQRSPFVLALAAVFAGMAALLVGGAAVSGQPFALVVAVPLGLTSYFMYYHGSGKLAEAVYQRQQGRRRDDFESQSRTRSRGGFGAGPRSRGRARTRAEREARARFGVGADSRARRGGARNRPPRPEQGPSRAEARKVLGVSTDADPAEIKRAYRQKVKEVHPDRGGDEETFKRVTAAYERLND; encoded by the coding sequence GTGCAACGGTCGCCGTTCGTTCTCGCATTGGCCGCGGTGTTCGCAGGCATGGCAGCGCTGCTGGTAGGCGGCGCTGCCGTCAGTGGTCAGCCGTTCGCGCTGGTCGTCGCCGTCCCGCTCGGACTGACCAGTTACTTCATGTACTACCACGGCAGCGGGAAACTCGCGGAGGCAGTTTACCAGCGACAGCAGGGCCGCCGTCGCGACGACTTCGAGTCGCAATCTCGCACTCGATCGCGTGGGGGTTTCGGTGCGGGACCGCGCTCGCGCGGACGTGCTCGCACTCGAGCCGAACGCGAGGCGCGTGCCCGGTTCGGCGTCGGGGCCGACTCGAGAGCACGCAGGGGCGGTGCCCGGAATCGTCCACCCCGCCCGGAGCAGGGCCCGTCGCGTGCCGAAGCCCGGAAGGTACTCGGCGTCAGCACCGACGCCGATCCCGCGGAGATCAAACGCGCCTACCGCCAGAAGGTCAAGGAGGTCCACCCCGACCGCGGCGGCGACGAGGAGACGTTCAAACGTGTGACCGCAGCGTACGAGCGTCTCAACGACTAG
- a CDS encoding DUF1326 domain-containing protein, giving the protein MTQEWTLKGDYVEACNCDVACQCIWMEQPDDGVCNASLAWHIEEGRYGDVDLDGLDVGMLISTEEGVMFNPETEWDVVLLVDETADDDQREALEDIYFGRAGGIWAAVADAHVRSADVATVPIRFSRDGSDFAVEVGDVVEMDASGVVGFNEEVGTIAPHPLTANHEMQTGKSTTATVSYDDRFTWDVSENNAYLGDFELANA; this is encoded by the coding sequence ATGACGCAGGAATGGACCCTCAAGGGGGACTACGTCGAAGCCTGCAACTGCGACGTCGCGTGCCAGTGTATCTGGATGGAGCAACCGGACGACGGCGTCTGTAACGCCTCGCTGGCGTGGCACATCGAAGAGGGACGCTACGGCGACGTGGACCTGGACGGGTTAGACGTCGGGATGCTCATCTCGACAGAGGAGGGCGTCATGTTCAATCCCGAGACGGAGTGGGACGTCGTACTCCTCGTCGACGAGACGGCCGACGACGACCAGCGCGAGGCCCTCGAGGACATCTACTTCGGTCGCGCCGGCGGAATCTGGGCGGCCGTCGCCGACGCGCACGTCAGGTCCGCCGACGTCGCGACCGTGCCGATCAGGTTCTCCAGGGACGGATCGGACTTCGCCGTCGAGGTCGGGGACGTCGTCGAGATGGACGCGAGCGGTGTGGTCGGGTTCAACGAGGAAGTCGGCACGATCGCACCCCACCCGCTGACGGCAAACCACGAGATGCAGACCGGCAAGTCGACGACGGCGACCGTCTCCTACGACGACCGGTTCACGTGGGACGTCTCGGAGAACAACGCCTACCTCGGCGACTTCGAACTGGCGAACGCCTGA
- a CDS encoding DUF2182 domain-containing protein yields the protein MGTRDSFRDWVRVRPGPIVALVTYVTALLAWTAVVGRWLPMPGGEMGTGMRMSDPGVPEAMALSNGATGIGLYLGMWGVMMIAMMYPSSVPLFRLYARTLEGTTTAGKAVRVGAFVGTYSLVWTLTGVVPLAVNALVPIATLANAHGGLLMGGTLLLLSGYQLSPYKYRCLRYCRSPLGFLMSHHRSGVRGAVRTSWQFGVFCVGCCWALFAFMVIVGSMNVVWMALIAVALSLERTVARGEQLARAVGVLAGVTGIAVVVTATM from the coding sequence ATGGGGACACGTGATTCGTTTCGAGACTGGGTTCGCGTCCGTCCCGGCCCGATCGTCGCGCTCGTTACCTACGTGACCGCGCTGCTCGCGTGGACGGCAGTCGTCGGCCGCTGGCTTCCGATGCCAGGCGGCGAGATGGGCACGGGGATGCGAATGTCCGATCCGGGAGTGCCGGAGGCGATGGCACTCTCGAACGGCGCGACAGGTATCGGCCTCTACCTGGGCATGTGGGGCGTGATGATGATCGCCATGATGTACCCGTCGTCGGTCCCGCTGTTTCGGCTATACGCCAGGACGCTCGAGGGAACGACGACCGCGGGGAAAGCGGTACGCGTCGGGGCGTTCGTCGGAACGTACTCGCTCGTGTGGACGCTGACGGGAGTCGTCCCGCTCGCCGTCAACGCGCTGGTGCCGATCGCCACCCTCGCGAACGCCCACGGCGGACTCCTGATGGGCGGGACGTTGCTCCTCCTGTCGGGCTATCAGCTCTCGCCGTACAAGTACCGGTGCCTGCGATACTGTCGGTCGCCGCTCGGCTTTCTCATGAGCCACCACCGATCGGGGGTTCGCGGTGCCGTCCGGACGAGCTGGCAGTTCGGCGTGTTCTGTGTCGGGTGTTGCTGGGCGCTGTTCGCGTTCATGGTGATCGTGGGCTCGATGAACGTCGTCTGGATGGCGCTCATCGCAGTCGCGCTCTCGCTCGAGCGGACGGTCGCGCGGGGAGAACAGCTGGCGCGGGCGGTCGGCGTTCTCGCTGGTGTCACCGGTATCGCCGTCGTCGTGACCGCGACGATGTAG
- the pyrF gene encoding orotidine-5'-phosphate decarboxylase, protein MNFFDRLHDRIRTVDSVVSVGLDPDLDRIPDHLRDHDLPRWAFNRRIIDATHEHAAVFKPNAAFYEDPDGWRALEETIAYAHGKDVPVLLDAKRADIGNTARQYAKTLETADAITVNPYMGRDSLQPFLADEESGVFVLCRTSNPGGADLQDLELETGEPLYERVAALADLWNENDNVGLVVGATKPEELEDLREQVPDLPFLVPGVGAQGGDAEAAVEYGLANGVGLVNSSRGIIFAGEDAGEEFAAVSGQAAKRLKQRLNQYRD, encoded by the coding sequence ATGAACTTCTTCGACCGGCTGCACGACCGCATCCGGACGGTCGACAGCGTCGTCTCGGTCGGTCTCGACCCCGACCTGGATCGCATCCCCGATCACCTGCGCGACCACGACCTCCCCCGGTGGGCGTTCAACCGCCGGATCATCGACGCCACCCACGAACACGCCGCCGTCTTCAAGCCCAACGCCGCCTTCTACGAGGACCCCGACGGCTGGCGCGCACTCGAGGAGACGATCGCCTACGCCCACGGCAAGGACGTCCCCGTCCTGCTGGACGCGAAACGAGCGGACATCGGAAACACGGCCCGCCAGTACGCGAAGACCCTCGAGACGGCCGACGCGATCACCGTCAACCCCTACATGGGACGGGACTCGCTGCAGCCGTTTCTCGCCGACGAGGAGTCGGGCGTCTTCGTCCTCTGTCGGACCTCGAACCCCGGCGGGGCCGACCTGCAGGACCTCGAACTCGAGACGGGTGAACCGCTCTACGAGCGTGTCGCCGCCCTCGCCGACCTCTGGAACGAGAACGACAACGTCGGCCTCGTCGTCGGCGCGACGAAGCCAGAAGAACTCGAGGACCTCCGCGAGCAGGTGCCCGACCTGCCGTTTCTCGTCCCCGGCGTCGGTGCCCAGGGTGGCGACGCCGAGGCCGCCGTCGAATACGGCCTCGCAAACGGCGTCGGCCTCGTCAACTCCTCGCGCGGGATCATCTTCGCCGGTGAAGACGCAGGTGAGGAGTTCGCCGCCGTCTCCGGGCAGGCTGCAAAGCGGCTGAAACAGCGGTTGAATCAGTACCGCGACTGA
- a CDS encoding TrkH family potassium uptake protein, translating to MSRNLHVDYRSSVSYVGTVLKYLSLTLLFPTAVAVYYRESPVPFLVALVVAVAVGLALERLEPEPMLGHREAFLLVSLTWLVVPLVGTIPYLVAGQGTVAHPVDALFESMSGFTTTGATVLGEISVERHSRSMLLWRQLTQWLGGMGILVLMVAILSELSVGGTQLIREEAPGIEVEKLTPRIRDTARALWAIYAGFTVLAVAVYYGLHLVGLAPNMTFYNAVAHALTTLPTGGFSPEARSVEAFTPAVQWAVMLFMIVAGTNFALYWYAVRGQPDRLQRNPEFRTYLFAMGVVGVLLSGLLFLGVGLAETPAIDPLPGDLEHSLRQGLFQAIAIVTTTGYASMDFNTWDPSTKVILLFAMFLGGSAGSAAGSVKIVRWYVIQASMHREMFKIVHPQAVRPVRMGKAGDVVDEDTIHSIFVFVGLFLTLFVVSTVLLFLDAHRTGLSLSALEATSATIATLGNVGPGFGLVGPMESYYPFSNAAKLYMVFLMWIGRLEILSVLVIFTPAYWRS from the coding sequence ATGAGCAGGAACCTACACGTCGATTATCGCTCGAGTGTCAGTTACGTCGGGACGGTACTGAAGTACCTCTCGCTGACGCTCCTGTTTCCGACCGCCGTCGCAGTGTACTACCGCGAGAGCCCCGTGCCGTTTCTCGTCGCGCTGGTCGTCGCCGTCGCGGTCGGGCTGGCGCTCGAGCGCCTCGAACCGGAGCCGATGCTCGGCCACCGGGAAGCGTTCTTGCTGGTCTCGCTCACCTGGCTGGTCGTGCCCCTCGTCGGGACGATCCCGTACCTCGTCGCCGGTCAGGGGACCGTCGCCCACCCGGTGGACGCGCTGTTCGAGAGCATGAGCGGGTTTACGACGACCGGCGCGACGGTTCTCGGCGAGATTTCCGTCGAACGCCACTCCCGGTCGATGCTGCTGTGGCGACAGCTCACCCAGTGGCTCGGCGGCATGGGAATTCTCGTGTTGATGGTCGCGATCCTCTCGGAGCTGTCGGTCGGTGGCACCCAGCTCATCCGGGAGGAGGCCCCCGGCATCGAGGTCGAGAAGCTCACGCCGCGCATTCGAGACACGGCGCGGGCGCTCTGGGCGATCTACGCCGGGTTCACCGTCCTCGCCGTCGCCGTCTACTACGGGCTTCACCTCGTGGGGCTGGCCCCGAACATGACCTTCTACAACGCGGTCGCACACGCGCTCACGACGTTGCCCACGGGCGGGTTCTCGCCCGAGGCGCGAAGCGTCGAGGCGTTCACGCCGGCCGTCCAGTGGGCCGTCATGCTGTTTATGATCGTCGCGGGGACGAACTTCGCGCTGTACTGGTACGCGGTACGGGGCCAGCCCGACCGACTGCAGCGAAACCCCGAGTTCCGCACGTACCTCTTCGCGATGGGCGTCGTCGGCGTCCTCCTGTCTGGCCTGCTGTTTCTGGGCGTCGGCCTCGCCGAGACGCCGGCGATCGACCCGCTCCCGGGCGACCTCGAGCACTCGCTTCGTCAGGGGCTCTTCCAGGCGATCGCGATCGTGACGACGACCGGCTACGCGAGCATGGACTTCAACACCTGGGACCCGTCGACGAAGGTGATCCTCCTGTTCGCGATGTTCCTCGGAGGATCGGCCGGTTCGGCGGCCGGCTCCGTCAAGATCGTCCGCTGGTACGTCATCCAGGCCTCGATGCACCGCGAGATGTTCAAGATCGTCCACCCGCAGGCGGTGCGTCCGGTTCGAATGGGCAAGGCTGGTGACGTCGTCGACGAGGACACGATCCACAGCATCTTCGTCTTCGTCGGGCTGTTCCTGACGCTGTTCGTGGTCTCGACCGTCCTCCTGTTTCTCGACGCCCATCGCACGGGACTGTCGCTGTCGGCGCTCGAGGCGACGAGCGCCACGATCGCGACGCTCGGGAACGTCGGCCCGGGGTTCGGCCTCGTCGGGCCGATGGAGAGCTACTACCCGTTCTCGAACGCAGCGAAACTCTACATGGTGTTTCTCATGTGGATCGGCCGCCTCGAGATCCTCTCCGTGCTCGTCATCTTCACGCCGGCGTACTGGCGGTCGTGA
- a CDS encoding cation:proton antiporter regulatory subunit codes for MTVYESDLPGVGKKYEIELEDGERLVVVTHNTGKREVFLKPEADADSDKLFELSDRLARTVGTILEGAYFQPVETERVETLLTEGTYIEWYSVASDGELAGQTIGDARIREETGVSIIAIQRDDEVITPPTPETRIEVGDTLVVVGSREDCKEFEKRLGSSDEQ; via the coding sequence ATGACGGTCTACGAGAGCGACCTCCCCGGCGTGGGAAAGAAGTACGAGATCGAACTCGAGGACGGGGAGCGGCTCGTCGTCGTCACGCACAACACGGGCAAGCGGGAGGTGTTCCTGAAGCCGGAGGCCGACGCCGACTCCGACAAACTCTTCGAACTGTCGGATCGGCTCGCCCGGACGGTCGGGACGATACTCGAGGGGGCGTACTTCCAGCCCGTCGAGACGGAGCGCGTCGAGACGCTGCTCACCGAGGGGACGTACATCGAGTGGTACAGCGTCGCGTCGGACGGCGAACTCGCCGGCCAGACCATCGGCGACGCCAGGATTCGCGAGGAGACCGGCGTCTCGATCATCGCGATCCAGCGTGACGACGAGGTGATCACGCCGCCGACGCCCGAGACGAGAATCGAGGTCGGGGACACGCTCGTCGTCGTCGGCTCGCGCGAGGACTGCAAAGAGTTCGAAAAACGACTCGGGAGCAGCGACGAACAGTGA
- a CDS encoding cation:proton antiporter, whose amino-acid sequence MATETALVDVGVLFGAVALAGLVANRIDQSVIPFYILVGMGLGPHVLGRLDFPALLGTDAVPHGSSLALAETDFVALGAELGIVFLLLFLGLEFNVDRLLAARDRIGRAGVVDLVVNFGVGLVVGYALFRAFLPAFLVAGVVYISSSAIITKSLIDLGWIANDEANPMLGTLVFEDLVIAVYLSIAAALVLGGGSVGEAARSIGLAMAFLLGLSLLVYFGTALFQRSLDTDSNEFVVLRAVGITALIAGGALALGVSEAVAAFFVGMAFSSTDHVHELERLLEPVRDTFAAVFFFWIGLVTDPTLFAGVASLVAIAALVTTPTKLASGYLGGRIYDLDARRSTRVALGMVTRGEFSLIIASIALTGAGEGLPEDVANTIYAFAVGYVLVMSILGTSLMQYSSPIESRVVPWLESDGTV is encoded by the coding sequence GTGGCTACTGAAACCGCCCTGGTCGACGTCGGCGTCCTCTTCGGGGCCGTCGCGCTCGCCGGCCTCGTGGCGAACCGGATCGATCAGTCGGTCATCCCGTTTTACATCCTCGTCGGCATGGGACTCGGCCCGCACGTCCTCGGACGACTCGACTTCCCCGCGCTCCTCGGGACCGACGCCGTGCCGCACGGATCTTCCCTCGCGCTCGCCGAGACCGACTTCGTCGCTCTCGGAGCCGAACTCGGGATCGTCTTCCTGCTTTTGTTCCTCGGCCTCGAGTTCAACGTCGACCGGCTCCTGGCGGCCAGAGACCGCATCGGGAGAGCCGGCGTCGTCGACCTGGTCGTCAACTTCGGCGTCGGCCTGGTCGTCGGGTACGCGCTCTTTCGGGCGTTCCTGCCCGCCTTCCTCGTCGCGGGCGTCGTCTACATCTCCTCGTCTGCGATCATCACCAAGTCGCTGATCGACCTCGGCTGGATCGCAAACGACGAGGCCAATCCGATGCTCGGCACGCTCGTCTTCGAGGATCTCGTCATCGCCGTCTACCTCTCGATCGCGGCCGCGCTCGTCCTCGGCGGGGGGAGCGTCGGCGAGGCCGCACGGTCGATCGGCCTCGCGATGGCGTTCCTGCTCGGGCTCTCCCTGCTCGTGTACTTCGGCACGGCGCTGTTCCAGCGTAGCCTCGACACCGACTCGAACGAGTTCGTCGTCCTCCGGGCGGTCGGCATCACCGCCCTGATCGCTGGCGGTGCGCTCGCCCTCGGCGTCAGTGAGGCCGTCGCCGCCTTCTTCGTCGGCATGGCGTTCAGCTCGACCGACCACGTCCACGAACTCGAGCGACTGTTAGAGCCCGTTCGGGACACCTTCGCCGCCGTCTTCTTCTTCTGGATCGGGCTGGTCACCGACCCGACGCTGTTCGCCGGCGTGGCGTCGCTCGTCGCGATCGCGGCGCTCGTGACGACGCCGACGAAACTCGCGAGCGGCTACCTCGGCGGGCGTATCTACGACCTCGACGCGCGCCGGTCGACGCGGGTCGCACTCGGCATGGTCACGCGCGGGGAGTTCTCGCTGATCATCGCGAGCATCGCCCTCACCGGCGCCGGCGAGGGCCTTCCGGAAGACGTTGCAAACACGATCTACGCCTTTGCGGTCGGCTACGTCCTGGTAATGAGTATCCTCGGGACCTCGCTCATGCAGTACTCGAGTCCGATCGAGTCGCGCGTCGTCCCGTGGCTCGAGTCGGACGGGACGGTCTAA
- a CDS encoding HAD family hydrolase — translation MPRAVVFDLDYTLAVPDRDRETILAEAARTAGAPPLSREAYLEAHRHNLTRETRRPIFADLLEDCDADVDPGAVAAAYRETIADALAPVPGVEAMLEDLGREYRVGLLTNGPVRAQRDKLETLGWEETFDAAVVTGELEAGKPDRRAFEAVLDELEVAPGDAVYVGDEVEADVYGATNADMHAVQVLLEDGPAPDPRAVAHVDQPAVPEEVPAVVARLE, via the coding sequence ATGCCACGGGCGGTCGTCTTCGACCTCGATTACACCCTGGCGGTCCCCGACCGGGACCGCGAAACGATCCTCGCCGAGGCGGCGCGGACGGCCGGTGCACCGCCGCTCTCGCGCGAGGCCTACCTCGAGGCACACCGGCACAACCTCACCCGCGAGACCCGCCGCCCGATCTTCGCCGACCTGCTCGAGGACTGCGACGCGGACGTCGACCCCGGTGCGGTCGCCGCGGCCTACCGGGAGACGATCGCCGACGCGCTCGCGCCCGTTCCCGGCGTCGAGGCGATGCTCGAGGACCTCGGACGCGAGTACCGCGTCGGCCTGCTGACGAACGGCCCCGTCCGCGCCCAGCGGGACAAACTCGAGACGCTCGGCTGGGAGGAGACGTTCGACGCCGCCGTCGTGACCGGCGAACTCGAGGCCGGCAAGCCCGACCGACGGGCGTTCGAGGCGGTGCTCGACGAACTCGAGGTCGCCCCCGGGGACGCGGTGTACGTCGGCGACGAGGTCGAAGCCGACGTCTATGGCGCGACCAACGCCGACATGCACGCCGTCCAGGTGTTACTCGAGGACGGCCCCGCTCCAGACCCGCGGGCGGTCGCACACGTCGACCAGCCTGCCGTTCCCGAGGAAGTGCCGGCGGTCGTCGCCAGGCTCGAATGA
- a CDS encoding RNA-guided endonuclease InsQ/TnpB family protein, translating into MAIEVTRTYVGSIQNHQQVSDGLDSLGDSASKIWNVARWTADRLWEVTGEIPDDGTLKAYMKNQPCWKDLNAQSSQKVTEELSDAFQSWFDLRHKDDEANPPGYRKHGDTRPRSTVTFKADGFKHDPENNRVRLSKGSNLKENWSDFILCEYLTRPDVDLTEVNSVQNVRAVWNGDEWELHFVCKVELETNDSSGDGVAGIDLGIKNIATVAFPDEYVLYPGNSLKQDKHYFKRAEYDTEGENGPSEKSRWARRKLADRETHFYHVLTDTIITECVERGVGTLAVSWPEDVRESDWGKTGNKKLHSWAFDRIYQYLEYKGEIRGVEVLKENEWETSKTCSRCGDDTKSNRVERGLYVCSSCELVGNADCNGAENMRQKITPSPHGEDRSNGCVAQPSVHLFDRESGTFKTREQAVS; encoded by the coding sequence ATGGCGATTGAGGTCACGCGCACCTACGTTGGTTCCATCCAGAACCACCAGCAGGTCAGCGATGGCCTCGATTCGCTCGGCGACTCCGCCTCGAAGATCTGGAACGTCGCACGCTGGACAGCTGATCGTCTCTGGGAGGTAACCGGCGAAATCCCCGATGACGGAACGCTGAAAGCGTACATGAAGAACCAACCCTGCTGGAAAGACCTGAACGCACAATCCAGTCAGAAAGTCACCGAAGAACTTTCTGACGCTTTTCAGTCGTGGTTCGACCTGCGACACAAGGACGACGAGGCGAATCCGCCCGGCTACCGCAAACATGGCGACACACGCCCCAGGAGTACGGTCACGTTCAAGGCAGACGGGTTCAAACACGATCCAGAGAACAACCGCGTCCGCCTCTCGAAAGGCTCGAACCTGAAAGAGAACTGGTCGGACTTCATCCTCTGCGAGTACCTGACACGCCCAGACGTTGACCTCACAGAAGTCAACAGCGTGCAGAACGTTCGAGCCGTCTGGAACGGCGACGAGTGGGAACTGCACTTCGTCTGCAAAGTCGAACTCGAAACCAACGACTCATCAGGAGATGGCGTGGCAGGGATCGACCTCGGCATCAAGAACATCGCCACGGTCGCGTTCCCCGACGAGTACGTCCTGTACCCAGGCAACTCGCTCAAACAGGACAAGCACTACTTCAAACGTGCCGAGTACGACACCGAAGGGGAGAACGGCCCCTCGGAGAAGTCGAGGTGGGCACGCCGGAAACTCGCTGACCGAGAGACACACTTCTACCACGTTCTCACGGACACCATCATCACGGAGTGTGTCGAACGCGGTGTTGGAACACTCGCGGTGAGTTGGCCCGAAGACGTGCGAGAGTCCGACTGGGGCAAGACCGGTAACAAGAAGTTGCACTCGTGGGCGTTTGACCGTATCTACCAGTACCTCGAATACAAGGGCGAGATTCGTGGTGTCGAGGTGCTGAAAGAGAACGAGTGGGAGACGTCGAAGACCTGCTCACGGTGTGGAGACGACACGAAATCAAACCGGGTCGAACGTGGGCTGTACGTCTGCTCGTCGTGCGAGTTGGTCGGGAACGCGGATTGTAACGGGGCGGAGAATATGCGTCAGAAGATAACTCCGAGTCCTCACGGTGAGGATAGGAGTAACGGCTGTGTGGCACAGCCATCGGTACACCTGTTCGACCGCGAGAGCGGGACGTTCAAAACGAGAGAACAGGCCGTATCGTAG